In Citrus sinensis cultivar Valencia sweet orange chromosome 4, DVS_A1.0, whole genome shotgun sequence, one DNA window encodes the following:
- the LOC102610103 gene encoding elongator complex protein 1 isoform X3, producing MGAVLEWMPSGANIAAVYDRKSENKCPSIVFYERNGLERSSFDINEQIDSTVELLKWNCMSDLLAAVVRFEEYDSVKICFFSNNHWYLKYEIRYLRRDGIRFMWHPTKPLQLICWTLDGQITTYDFIWTTAVMENSTALVIDGSKILVTPLSLSLMPPPMYLFSLKFPTAVTEMAFYSKSSKNCLAAILSDGCLCVVDLPAPDMLEDLEGTEFVVEACISETAFGSVIHLIWLGSHLLLSVSHHGPRHSNYFRGATLNEDGLLGFYAQEIELACSEDHVQGLLTCAGWHAKVSTQIPLEGLVIAIAPNNAKTYSAFLQFDGGKISEYMSRVGLTGGALTHDDASFPLSCPWMSVVSVGTNGPLKPLLFGLDDGGRLHVSGKIVCNNCSSFSFYSKSAGQAMSHLILATKQNLLFIVDISDILHGELALKYENFTHVGNRRKEENISYINIWERGAKVIGVLHGDEAAVILQTNRGNLECMYPRKLVLTSIVNALIQGRFRDALVMVRRHRINFNVIVDHCGWQAFLQSASEFVRQVNNLSYITEFVCAINNENITETLYKKFQFLSLPCCEEFKDLPAKDFKASECNKVSSVLLAIRKALEEKVPESPSRELCILTTLARSDPPALEEALERIKVIRETELLGSDDPRRMSYPSAEEALKHLLWLADSEAVYEAALGLYDLNLAAIVALNSQQDPKEFLPYLQELESMPPLLMRYTIDLRLQRFENALKHIVSMGDSYSADCLNLMKKYPQLFPLGLKLITDPAKMEQVLEAWADHLSDEKCFEDAATTYFCCSSLEKAMKAYRASGNWSGVLTVAGLLKLGKDEVMKLAQELCEELQALGKPGEAAKIALDYCGDVTNGISLLIDARDWEEALRVAFMHRREDLITKVKHASLECASSLIGEYKEGLEKVGKYLTRYLAVRQRRLLLAAKLQSEDRSMNDLDDDTVSETSSTFSGMSVYTTGSSTRKSSAASTKSTAASKARESKRQRNRGKIRPGSPGEEMALVDHLKGMSLTVGAKQELKSLVVFLVMLGEVDTARKLQDTGETFQLSQMAAIKLAEDTMSIDIINEHAHNMERYVQIVKLESQNSEAFSWRSKVFLSP from the exons ATGGGGGCAGTTTTGGAATGGATGCCCAGTGGAGCAAACATTGCTGCTGtttatgatagaaaatcaGAGAACAAGTGTCCCTCTATAGTCTTCTATGAGAGGAATGGGTTAGAAAGGAGTTCCTTTGACATAAATGAACAAATCGATTCAACAGTAGAACTTTTGAAGTGGAATTGTATGTCAGATCTTCTTGCAGCTGTTGTCAGATTTGAAGAGTATGATTCTGTTAAGATCTGTTTTTTCAGCAACAACCATTGGTACTTGAAATATGAAATTAGATACTTGCGGCGGGATGGCATAAGGTTCATGTGGCATCCCACAAAGCCGCTGCAGTTGATATGTTGGACTCTTGATGGGCAAATTACAACATACGACTTCATCTGGACTACAGCTGTTATGGAGAACTCAACTGCTTTAGTCATTGATGGCTCCAAGATTCTAGTGACCCCCCTTTCTTTATCATTAATGCCACCTCCTATGTATTTATTTAGCCTGAAATTTCCAACTGCTGTCACGGAGATGGCTTTCTATAGCAAAAGTTCTAAGAATTGTTTGGCTGCAATTTTATCAGATGGATGTTTGTGTGTCGTGGACCTTCCTGCACCCGATATGTTGGAAGATCTAGAAGGCACAGAATTTGTTGTTGAAGCTTGTATTTCTGAAACTGCATTTGGATCAGTTATACATCTAATATGGTTAGGCTCACATCTACTTCTTTCTGTTTCTCATCATGGGCCCCGTCATAGCAATTACTTTCGAGGAGCCACATTAAATGAGGATGGGCTGCTTGGTTTTTATGCACAGGAGATTGAGCTTGCATGCTCTGAGGATCATGTCCAAGGTTTATTGACGTGTGCAGGATGGCACGCAAAAGTTTCCACTCAAATTCCTCTGGAAGGGTTGGTAATTGCTATTGCTCCTAATAATGCTAAAACATATTCAGCGTTTCTTCAGTTTGATGGTGGAAAAATCTCCGAGTACATGTCAAGGGTGGGACTGACTGGAGGTGCTTTGACACATGATGATGCAAGTTTTCCATTATCTTGCCCTTGGATGAGTGTTGTTTCAGTTGGTACCAATGGGCCATTGAAGCCTTTACTTTTTGGACTTGATGATGGTGGTAGGTTGCATGTTAGTGGAAAAATAGTATGCAACAACTGCAGCAGTTTCTCTTTCTACTCTAAGTCAGCTGGCCAGGCGATGTCTCATTTGATTCTTGCAACTAAACAGAATTTGCTCTTTATTGTTGACATTAGTGATATATTGCATGGAGAATTAGCATTGAAGTACGAGAACTTCACCCATGTTGGTAATagaaggaaagaagaaaacatAAGCTACATAAATATTTGGGAAAGAGGAGCCAAAGTTATTGGTGTCCTCCATGGAGATGAAGCTGCAGTCATATTACAAACGAACCGTGGAAACCTAGAATGCATGTACCCAAGAAAATTGGTTCTGACCTCAATTGTCAATGCTTTGATCCAAGGTCGTTTCAGAGATGCTCTAGTAATGGTAAGGCGGCATAGGatcaattttaatgttattgtTGATCATTGTGGCTGGCAAGCATTTCTCCAATCAGCTTCGGAGTTTGTTAGGCAGGTTAACAATTTGAGCTACATAACTGAGTTTGTTTGtgcaataaataatgaaaatataacaGAAACTCTATAtaagaaatttcaatttctctctctacctTGCTGCGAGGAGTTTAAAGATTTGCCGGCCAAAGATTTCAAGGCTTCTGAATGTAACAAGGTATCCTCAGTCCTGCTGGCCATAAGAAAGGCTCTTGAGGAGAAGGTACCAGAAAGTCCTTCCAGGGAACTTTGCATCTTGACTACTCTAGCTCGTAGTGATCCCCCAGCTCTTGAAGAAGCGTTGGAGAGGATAAAAGTTATCCGTGAAACTGAATTATTGGGTTCTGATGACCCAAGGAGAATGTCTTACCCTTCTGCTGAAGAAGCACTGAAGCATCTCTTGTGGCTAGCAGATTCAGAGGCTGTTTATGAAGCAGCTTTAGGGCTTTATGATTTGAACCTTGCTGCTATTGTGGCATTGAACTCCCAACAGGACCCAAAGGAGTTTCTGCCTTACCTTCAAGAATTGGAAAGTATGCCACCTCTCTTGATGCGCTATACAATAGACCTTAGGCTGCAGAGGTTTGAGAATGCTCTCAAACACATTGTTTCCATGGGTGATTCCTACTCTGCAGATTGTTTGAACCTCATGAAGAAATATCCTCAACTTTTTCCACTTGGACTTAAACTGATAACTGATCCTGCCAAGATGGAGCAGGTCCTTGAGGCTTGGGCAGATCATCTTAGTGATGAAAAATGCTTTGAAGATGCTGCTACTACCTATTTTTGTTGTTCCAGTTTGGAAAAGGCTATGAAGGCGTACCGTGCTTCTGGTAATTGGAGTGGGGTGCTGACAGTTGCTGGACTTCTTAAATTGGGAAAAGATGAAGTTATGAAACTGGCTCAGGAGCTCTGTGAAGAACTCCAAGCCCTTGGTAAACCAGGGGAAGCTGCCAAAATTGCTCTGGATTATTGTGGGGATGTTACCAATGGTATAAGTTTGTTAATTGATGCAAGGGACTGGGAGGAGGCTTTGAGGGTTGCTTTCATGCACAGGAGAGAAGATTTAATCACAAAAGTGAAGCATGCATCTTTGGAATGTGCAAGCAGCCTAATTGGTGAATACAAGGAAGGTTTGGAGAAAGTAGGGAAGTACTTGACTCGCTATTTAGCTGTTAGACAAAGAAGATTGCTACTTGCGGCTAAGCTTCAGTCAGAGGATCGGTCAATGAATGATCTCGATGATGATACTGTTTCAGAAACAAGCAGTACTTTCAGTGGAATGAGTGTGTACACCACTGG GAGCAGTACAAGGAAGAGTTCTGCTGCTTCCACCAAGTCAACTGCAGCTAGTAAGGCAAGAGAATCGAAGCGCCAGAGAAATAGAGGGAAGATTCGTCCTGGCAG CCCTGGGGAAGAGATGGCTCTGGTGGATCATTTGAAGGGCATGTCTCTAACCGTTGGAGCAAAGCAAGAGCTTAAATCATTGGTGGTTTTCCTTGTGATGCTTGGTGAGGTGGATACTGCAAGGAAGCTGCAAGACACAGGAGAGACTTTTCAGCTGTCTCAAATGGCTGCAATCAAACTAGCTGAAGATACAATGTCTATTGATATCATAAATGAGCATGCACATAATATGGAGCGTTACGTGCAAATAGTAAAATTGGAATCCCAAAATTCAGAGGCCTTTTCTTGGCGATCTAAagtatttctttctccttga